A part of Cytophagia bacterium CHB2 genomic DNA contains:
- a CDS encoding polyketide cyclase: MAKWLPSNGFTGKVHQMDAKVGGADKMSFANFTTGKSHSFGGTYLDLTPHERIRYTDKFDDPNMPGEMQTTIMLKKVFCETELNVVQEGIPEAIPLEACYLGWQESLVLLAKLIEAEIPD; encoded by the coding sequence ATGGCCAAATGGCTTCCGTCCAACGGATTCACCGGCAAGGTTCATCAAATGGACGCGAAGGTCGGCGGCGCCGACAAGATGTCATTCGCGAATTTCACGACGGGCAAGAGCCACTCCTTCGGCGGAACCTATCTCGATCTGACGCCGCACGAACGCATTCGGTACACGGACAAATTCGACGACCCGAACATGCCGGGCGAGATGCAGACAACGATCATGTTGAAAAAGGTGTTCTGCGAGACCGAGTTGAACGTCGTGCAGGAAGGCATTCCGGAGGCGATTCCTCTTGAGGCGTGTTATCTCGGCTGGCAAGAATCGCTTGTCCTACTCGCGAAGCTCATCGAGGCCGAGATTCCGGATTAG